A window of Lentibacillus sp. Marseille-P4043 contains these coding sequences:
- the ilvN gene encoding acetolactate synthase small subunit, which translates to MKRIITATVQNRSGVLNRVTGMLSKRQFNIESISVGSSETEGISKMTLVVDVSDHQKLEQLTKQLNKQIDVIKVSDITDKAMVARELALIKVVGSGQVRAEIQGVISPFRASIIDVSKDSLTVQVTGKPDKVEALITLLRPYGIKELTKTGMTAFLRGQQQNVTEINYLSI; encoded by the coding sequence ATGAAGCGCATTATAACAGCTACCGTCCAGAATCGAAGTGGTGTCCTTAATCGCGTTACAGGAATGTTGTCAAAGCGCCAATTTAATATTGAAAGCATATCTGTAGGAAGTTCGGAAACAGAAGGTATATCTAAAATGACGTTAGTTGTTGATGTAAGTGATCATCAAAAATTAGAGCAACTAACAAAGCAGCTTAATAAACAAATAGATGTGATCAAAGTGTCAGATATTACCGATAAGGCTATGGTGGCCAGAGAACTAGCCCTAATCAAAGTGGTAGGTAGTGGTCAAGTGCGGGCTGAAATCCAAGGTGTAATATCCCCCTTCCGTGCATCGATTATTGATGTTAGTAAGGATAGTTTAACAGTACAGGTAACCGGTAAACCAGATAAGGTCGAGGCCCTAATTACCTTATTAAGACCTTATGGAATTAAGGAATTAACAAAGACAGGAATGACTGCTTTCCTCAGGGGACAACAACAAAATGTGACGGAAATTAATTATTTATCTATTTAG
- the ilvB gene encoding acetolactate synthase large subunit translates to MKTEVKREEVDSEKKTITGADLLMETLEGLEVDTLFGYPGGAVLPIYDALYRSKAPFKHILSRHEQGSIHAAEGYARVTGKPGVVFATSGPGATNLVTGIADAMMDSLPLVVFTGQVANSVIGTDAFQESDVMGITTPISKYNYQVKQLSELPKVVNEAFHIATTGRPGPVVVDIPKNISTAESSNKFEGNVYLPGYQPTTKPNPLQIVKLADALSKAKKPLVLAGAGVLFAKASTELKEFVESYQLPVTNTLLGLGSFPGSDPLFLGMAGMHGRYAANMAIYECDLLLNIGARFDDRLTGKLEHFAPQAKVAHIDIDPAEIGKNVHTEIPVVADARQGLIALANSSISMPDHKEWLDQLQNSKQRYPFWYERSADLMSPQWLIEQIYEKSGGDAVVTTDVGQHQMWAAQYYRFNKPNRWVTSGGLGTMGFGFPAAIGAQLGAPEELVISIVGDGGFQMTLQELSIIKERNLPVKVIIVNNQALGMVRQWQESFYDKRYSESVLATNPDFVKLAESYGIRGIKVDCEEDVNDMLNDIFTYEGPVVVDCRVVKEACVYPMIAPGKGIHEMIGVTK, encoded by the coding sequence GTGAAAACGGAGGTAAAGCGTGAAGAAGTGGATAGTGAAAAGAAGACAATAACTGGCGCCGATCTACTGATGGAAACATTAGAAGGGTTGGAAGTAGACACATTATTTGGTTATCCAGGAGGGGCTGTATTACCGATTTATGATGCTTTGTATCGTAGTAAGGCACCTTTTAAACACATACTTTCTAGGCATGAGCAAGGTTCCATTCATGCGGCAGAAGGATATGCTCGTGTGACCGGAAAACCTGGAGTAGTGTTTGCGACGTCCGGGCCGGGAGCAACAAATCTGGTAACTGGAATTGCTGATGCCATGATGGATTCATTGCCATTGGTTGTGTTCACAGGTCAGGTGGCCAATAGTGTGATTGGAACAGATGCATTTCAGGAGTCCGATGTCATGGGGATTACAACACCTATTTCCAAATACAATTACCAGGTAAAGCAGTTATCCGAATTGCCAAAGGTCGTTAACGAAGCATTTCATATTGCAACTACTGGAAGACCTGGACCTGTTGTAGTAGATATTCCTAAGAATATATCCACAGCAGAGTCATCGAATAAATTTGAAGGTAATGTTTATTTACCTGGATATCAGCCAACAACAAAGCCGAATCCATTACAAATTGTAAAACTGGCAGATGCATTGTCAAAGGCAAAGAAGCCATTGGTGCTAGCAGGTGCAGGTGTTTTATTTGCAAAGGCTTCGACTGAATTAAAGGAATTTGTTGAGAGCTATCAATTACCCGTAACAAATACGTTACTCGGCTTGGGAAGTTTCCCTGGATCCGATCCATTGTTTCTTGGGATGGCGGGAATGCATGGACGTTACGCTGCTAATATGGCGATATATGAGTGTGATCTGCTACTAAATATTGGAGCAAGATTCGATGACCGATTAACTGGGAAGCTAGAACACTTCGCCCCACAGGCAAAGGTGGCACATATAGATATTGATCCAGCTGAAATAGGTAAGAACGTACACACTGAGATTCCGGTCGTTGCAGATGCGAGACAGGGGTTAATAGCTTTAGCAAACAGTTCAATTTCAATGCCAGATCATAAGGAATGGTTAGATCAATTACAAAACAGTAAACAGCGTTATCCGTTTTGGTATGAGCGATCGGCAGACTTAATGTCACCGCAATGGCTAATTGAACAGATATACGAAAAGTCCGGCGGTGATGCAGTTGTTACAACAGACGTTGGGCAGCATCAAATGTGGGCGGCACAATATTATAGGTTTAATAAACCAAATAGATGGGTTACATCAGGTGGACTTGGAACGATGGGATTTGGTTTTCCAGCAGCGATTGGAGCTCAATTAGGTGCACCCGAAGAGTTAGTTATTTCAATTGTTGGCGATGGCGGATTTCAAATGACATTACAAGAGCTTTCCATTATAAAAGAAAGGAATTTACCAGTCAAAGTTATCATTGTAAATAATCAGGCATTAGGAATGGTCAGACAATGGCAGGAGAGCTTTTATGATAAGCGATATTCTGAATCGGTACTCGCAACGAATCCAGACTTTGTAAAGCTCGCTGAAAGTTATGGTATTCGTGGGATAAAGGTTGATTGTGAAGAGGACGTGAACGACATGCTAAACGATATATTTACCTATGAAGGACCTGTCGTCGTTGATTGTCGTGTGGTAAAGGAAGCGTGTGTTTATCCAATGATTGCCCCTGGGAAAGGGATTCATGAAATGATTGGGGTGACAAAATGA